Part of the Microbulbifer salipaludis genome is shown below.
TATTGGCCCTGTTTAAGTCCTTTGTAACCCCCGGTGGCGCCGGAGCACCGGGTAAGGGGTTTTGAAACCGAGCTAGGCGCCCCCCTGTGAATACATCCCTGTACGCTGCGTCAGCGACGTCCCTGTCGCTGACGCTTTCAAAACCCCTTACCCGGCACTCCAGCTTCGATTCGGGCTATAGAGCGCTGAACTTGGATGCGAAGGTCGGGTGCCGGGTGGCGCTTTTCGGGATCGTCGCAAACAGGATGTTTGCGCCGAAGCGCCCAGGGATGGGTTCACAGCGGTCCCGAAAAGCGCCACCCGGTGCCCGACCGCCAGGGCCCGGTTACGGGGTCCCGTCCTTAGGCCAGCGCCAGTTCGGAACGCATCACTTTGATCACTTCCGCATAGTCATCCGCATTGAAAATGGCAGAGCCGGCAACAAAGCTGTCGGCACCAGCCTGGGCGATTTCGCGGATGTTGTCTTTGGTGACGCCGCCGTCGATTTCCAGGCGGATGTCGAGGCCGGAGTCGTCGATGAGTTTGCGGGCTTCTTTGAGCTTGTCGAGGGTGGCGGGGATGAACTTCTGGCCGCCGAAGCCGGGGTTTACGGACATGAGGAGGATCATGTCGAGCTTGTCCATTACGTATTTGGCGGCGTCGAGGCTGCTGGCCGGGTTGAATACCAGACCGGCCTTGCACCCCAGCGACTGGATCAGTTGCAGGGAGCGATCCACGTGTTTACTGGCTTCCGGGTGGAAGGTGATGTAGGTGGCGCCGGCGTCGGCGAACATGCGGATCATGTCGTCGACGGGCTCAACCATGAGGTGAACGTCGATGGGGGCGGTCACACCGTGGTTGCGCAGGGCTTTGCAGACCATGGGGCCGATGGTGAGGTTGGGGACGTAGTGGTTGTCCATTACGTCGAAATGCACCCAGTCGGCGCCGGCGGCGAGGACGTTGTCGACTTCTTCCCCCAGACGGGCGAAGTTGGCGGAAAGGATGGAAGGTGCAATTTTGTAGTCTGGCATTTTCTCGTCTCGGTACCTGATGGTCCTATTAAAAAATCGTGGCGGCCGGGCACTGGGTGAAGCTTTTCGAAACCGCTGTGAATACATCCCTGTACGCTGCGTCAGCGACGTCCCTGTCGCTGACGCTTTCGAAAAGCTTCACCCAGCACCCGCCCTTCAATTCCAAATTGTCTACTTCGTTAGCTAGCGCATTTCTTCCACTCAAACATCGCCGCGTAGCCTTTCTTCCAACTTGTTCAGTCGCTCTGGCGTTCCCACATCGCACCAGTCACCTTCGTAGACTTCCGCCTGCATCTTGTCTTCGTTAAACGCAAAGACCTCACCCAGACCGTAGCGCTCGCGGGCATTGGGGTAGCTGGTGAGGATCTCCGGGCGCAGGTAGCTAATGCCGGCGAAGGTATATCTGGGCTTGGTGGTACCGGAGAGTAGGCCGTCGTCGATGCCAAAGTCGCCCTCGGGGTTGTGTGGCGGATTGGGCACCATCAGCAGGCGGCCGGGGCAGTGTTGCGGCAGCGGATTGTTGACCCAGTAACTGAAATCGAAGTCGCACCAGACGTCGCCGTTGACGACCAGAAAGGGCGCGTCACCCAGTAGCGGCAAGGCCTTGGTGATGCCGCCGGCGGTTTCCAGGGGTTCACTTTCTGCGGAGTACTGGATAGTGACGCCGAGGCGTTCACCGCTGCCCAGGTGATCGCGGATCTTGCCGCCCAGGTGGGCGAGGTTGATGACCAGGTTGGTGACCCCGGCCTGCGCAAGGCGCTCGATGGCGTATTCGATCAGGGGTTTGCCCAACACCGGGATCAGCGGTTTCGGGGTGTGATCGGTGAGCGGGCGCATGCGTTTGCCGAACCCGGCGGCGAGCACCATGGCGGCAGGAGCGGGGTTGTGTCTGCTGGTCATCTTGGCACTTATTCGGGGGTTTCGGTTTCCAGGGCCTGGCGTTCGCCGGCGGCTCGGTAGTCGCGGTACCAGTCCTGCAGCTCGATCAGGGGCAGGATTTCCTGGCGGAACCAGTCGGAGAATGGCTGAAGCTCCGGATATTTATCACACACTTCCAGTGTGTAGCGGATCACCAGGGGCAGGTCCGGCAGGTAGCCGTGCTTGCCGTCGCGCAGATACAGGCGCGGGAACAGGCCAAGCACCTTGAAATGGCGCTGCAGGCCCATCCAGTCGAACCAGCGCAGGAAGGTTTCCGCCGGGACTTCCGGGATCACGCCGCTATCGATCGCGGACGAGGCATAGGCCAGCGCCCAGCGCTCCACCTGCTCCTGTGGCCAGCGGATGTAGCAGTCGCGCAACAGCGAAGCCAGGTCGTAGGTGACTGGCCCCCACACTGCATCCTGGAAATCCACCACGCCCGGCCGTTCGCCATCGCGGATCATCAGGTTGCGACTGTGGTAATCCCGGTGCACCAGCACCTGGGGCTGGGCACTGGCGCTGTCCAGCAGGTGCGCGAAGGTGCGCTCGAGTAGCTGATTCTCTTCTTCGGAAATCTCCCGCTGCAGCAGCTTGCCAATCAGCCACTCCGGCAACAGGCGCATTTCCATGTGCAACAGTGCGCGGTCATAGGGCGGGAACATGCCCTCCGGGCGGCTGATCTGCTGCAGGCAGAGCAGCTCGTTCATGACTTCCGCATAGAGGCCAGAGACGCTGTCTGGGTTCAGCTCACGCAACAGCTGTGTATCACCCAGATCTTCCAGCAGCATATAGCCCTGCTCGATGTCGGCGGCGATTACCAGCGGGGTGTGAATCCCATTGCGGCGCAGGTAGTCGGCCAGGGCGACGAAGCGGCTGACGTTGGTCTTGCCCGGTGGAGAGTCCACCGCGATCAGTGTCGGGGCGGTATCGGTACGAAAATAGCGCCGGAACCCTGCATCGCCGGACAGGGGCTTCAAATCCAGGCTGCTTGCCACCGGCGGCACCTGCAGCGCGTCGTGGCCACTCTGCAGGGCGCGGGCGGCCCATTGGCGCAGCTGTTGGCGGCGCTCATCCGGGGCTTCGTTCACACGTTCATTCATCCGCTACCTGCATACATCGATTCATTTTGCGGCGGGTTTTCAGCCTTCCCGGCCCATCAGCCGCCTAAAAACTGCGCATTGTAACTGCGCCGGCGCCCGGGTTCACCCGCTATTGTTTCCATGGGTACGGCCATTCAAGTAGAATCGACCGCTGATTTTTGCGCACCAGCTTTTGCCGGCAGCACACATTGTTGCGGACTTCACCGCAGTTTCTGTCACACTGCCCGGCGTTAGTTCCCTTTTTGGGGGCCGCGCAATGCGATCTGATCGCACATTCTCGCCACCAGAACAGATTCTAAAGATAGCTGGAACCAATCACTCGATGCTGGAAGCTTCCCGCTGGCGCCGCCTTGCGCTGGCTATTGGACAATTATCACGCCCGCGCTCCCTCGCTTTTGGCCTGCTCGCTGCCCAGCCCCTGTGGCTGGCGGCGGCGGATGCGGCCGACACCGACTCGCCCCGGGCCTCGGCGGTAACGGGCACCCTATCATCCGACAACCCCTACCTGCACCTGGACTGGTTTTCCAAGTCCCAGCTGGACCCGACCTACCGCCACACGCTGGCGCCGGTGTGTGGCGGCGCGTTTGTCGAGCCCCCACGACTGTACCCCAACGCCGACCTGCTGCCGGAACAGGCCCCTCTGCGCGCCACGGCCGACAGCTCTAACTGGCTGGAGGATGGTACCGCGCAGCTGCGCGGCAATGTGCACATCACCCAGGGCTACCGGCAGCTGTTTGCCGACCAGGTCAATGTGAACCGCGCGGAAAGCACTGCCTACCTGAGCGGCGCCATCGAAATGCGCGAGCCGAGCCTGCTGGTGCGCGGCAAGGCTGCCGAGATCCACACCGACAGCAAGGCCGCCGCCATTGAAGATGCCACCTACGTGGTGCACGACGAATTCGTGCACGGGTCGGCGCGCTTCGCCTCCCGCGAAGCCAGTGGGGAGCTGATTCTGACTGATGGCAACTACACCCGCTGTGAACCGGACGACGTTTTCTGGAGAATGCGCGGCGGGGAGATCGCCATCGACAGTGTGGAACGCCAGGGTACCGCGCGCAATGTACGCCTGGAAATTGCCGATATCCCGGTGTTCTACTTCCCCTACCTGCGTTTCCCGGTCGGTGATGACCGTATGTCCGGCCTGCTTTTTCCCAGTATCAGCAACAGCGATGAAAACGGCTGGGACATTGCCGTCCCCTACTACTGGAATATTGCCCCGCAGCTCGACGCCACCATTGTGCCGCGCTACGTGCAGTACCGCGGCACCGGTCTGGAGATTGAAACCCGCCACCTGAGCCAGTGGTTCAGTACCGAGGCGCGCGCGGCTGGCCTGCCCAATGACAAGGGCGGCGACGATGAAGACGCCCGCCGGCTGATCAATGAGGGCTTCCCGGAAGACCTGGTGCTGCCCGCCAAGGGCGAGGACCGCTGGTACCTGAACCTGGACCAGGTCGGCGGCAACGGTGGCCTGTGGCGCACGCGGATCGATTACGCCAAGGTCAGCGACCCGGACTATTTCCGCGACCTGGACAACGCCGAGCTCAATGTCCCGCAAAACGTAAGTGCGCGGGCGCTCACCAACCTCAACCAGACGGCAGAGGCCAGCCTCACCAGTGAACACTGGCGCGCCAGTATTCGTGCGCAGGAATATCAGCAGTTATCCAAAGACCGTTTTGATACCTACAGCCAGCTGCCGCGGGTAAACCTGGACGGCAGCTACAAATGGGGCGACTGGCAGCTGCTGATGAATCACGAAGTCACCAGCTTCGACCACGATGACACCCAGACCATCCGCTTTATTGCCGATGTGGACGACCCCAATAGCGTCACCACCAGCACGCGGAATTTTGTCAACGCCACCCGCACCCGCGTGGACTACAGCTTCGGCTGGGACAAACAGTGGCTGTGGGGCTTTTTCAATCCGGAAATTACCGGTATCTACCTGGGCTATGAACTGGCCGACACCTTCCTCGCCGACCCCAGCATGGACACGCCGGAGGCGTCTGCCGGACAGTTCACCATCGACAGCGGGCTGTTCTTTGAGCGCAGCGACACTCTGTTCGACTATGAATACGTGCAGACGCTGGAACCTCGCTTGTTCCTGATGGCCAGCAGCGAAGCCGACCAGACGGACTTCCTCAATGTGAGCACCAGCAACCGCGACGGCGGCAACGACCTGCTCTACGACACCTCGCTGTTTACCTTCAGCTACGACCAGCTGTTCCGCAGCAGCCGCTTCAACGGCAACGACCGTATCGACGACGCCGACCGCGCCGCCATTGGTCTCACCACCCGCTTTGTGGACCCGCGCAGCGGGCGCGACCTGTTCGCTGCCAGCGCCGGCCAGATTTTCTATTCCGAGGCCAGCCGCATCGAACTGGCCCAGTTTATCGAAGATGTGCCGCGCTCGGAGTTCGCCGCACGCCTGGAGAGCCGCCCCACGGACTCCCTGCGCATCAGCAGCGAGGTGATTTATCACGACACCGACCACACCATCAATCGCGGCAACTTCACCCTGCGCTACCTGGATGACGACTACCGACTGTTCAATGTCGGCTACCGCTACCTGCGCAAAGAGGAGAGATTCGACGCCACGGATTCCTTTCTGATACAGGGCCCCGTGCGGCAGGCGGATGTTTCCGTCGCCTGGCCAATCAATGACCGGCTTTCCATCCTCGCCCGAGCCAACTACGATTTCACCTTCGACAGGGAACTGGAATACCTCGCCGGACTCGAATATGACACCTGTTGCTACCGTACCCGGGTACTGTGGCGGCGCGAGCTGGATAATGACCTGGCGGATGTAGTGCCCCCGGAAGAGCTGGAGTTCGATGAAGGTATCTATATTGAACTGCAACTGAAGGGACTGGCCGGCCTCGGTGGCTCGGTCACCCGGATCCTGAGCCAGGGCATTGCCAACTTTGAACAACGAGAAGTACTGAAACAGTGATGACAATAATGCAGATGTTCACCCCTCTTCGCCGCGGCCTGTTGGCCTGCGCCGCCCTGTGCGCGCTGGCCCTGCCCGCCACTGCGCAGGTACAAAAACTCGACCGGGTTGTCGCCGTGGTCGACGACGATGTCGTCATGGCCAGCGAGCTGCAGCAGCGTATGAACACCATCACCCAGCAGATCGCGGCGCAAAATGTGCAAGCTCCGCCCATCGATATCCTGCGTCGCCAGGTGCTCGAACAACTGATCGTCGAGCGCCTGCAACTGCAGATGGGGGCCCGCGCCGGTGTCACCATCGCCGAGGAGGAGCTGGATCAGGCCATCGCCCGGGTTCAGCAGAACATGGGCGCGTCCCCCCAAGAGTTTCAGCGCAAACTGGAAGCCGATGGCATTTCCAACAATGCCTTCCGCCAGCAGATCCGCCAGGAGCTGATTATCCGCCGGGTCGAGCAGGGCAGCGTCGGGCGGCGTATCCAGATTACCGACCAGGACATCAATAACTTCCTACGCTCCAAAGAGGGCGAATTCTGGAAGTCGCCGCAGTATCAGCTGGGCCATATCCTGATCCCGGTCAGCTCCAGCGCTCCCGCCGAAGATGTGACCGCAGCGCGCGCCAAGGCGGAATCCATTTACGAAAAATCCACCAACGGCGAAGACTTCCGCGCCCTGGCCATTTCCAACTCGGCCGGGCAGAACGCCCTGCAGGGTGGTGACCTGGGCTGGCGCAAGACGGTCGAGCTGCCAACCCTGTTTGCCGATGCGCTGGAAGGCCTGAGCGTGGGCGAGACCACCAAGCCATTCCGCAGCGACGCCGGCTTTCACCTGCTCAAGATTCACGAGCAGCGCGGCGCCACCGAGCAGGTCGTAGAACAGACCAAGGTGCGTCATATCCTGGTGAAAACTTCGGCCATCCGTGACGACGATGCGGCGTACAAACTGCTCACAGACCTGCGGGAAAAAATCAGCGCCGGCGAACTCAAGTTCGAGGATGCCGCCAAAGATAATTCCGAAGATATCGGCACCATGCTGCAAGGCGGCGACCTCGGCTGGTCCATGCCGGGCCAGTTTGTACCCGAGTTTACCCAGGCCATGAACAACACCCCGGTCGGCGAGATCAGCCTGCCGTTCCGCAGCCAGTTTGGCTGGCACATCCTGCAGGTTGAAGGTCGCCGCCAGCAGGACATGACCGACCAATACATCCGTAACCAGGCCGCCAACCTGCTGCGCAACCGCCGTTACGAGGAAGAGCTGCAGAACTGGCGTCAGGAAATCCGCGACCAGGCCTACGTCGAAATCAAGCTGCCGGAACTGAAAGAACCCGCCGCCGACGAAGCCGGGGAAAACCAGTAACCGGATGACCCCTCGCATCGCCCTCACCCCCGGCGAGCCCGCCGGGATCGGCCCGGAGCTCGCCGTCAAACTGGCCTGCGCCGGGCGTCCGGCGGATATCGCGCCGGCACAAATCGTCGCCATTGCCGACCCCGAGCTACTGCAACAGGAAGCCGCCAGGCAGGGCAAGCCGCTGCAGCTGCTGCCCTTCGATCCCAGCGAGCCTCCTGCCGCTACCCCCGAAGGTGCCCTGCACCTGCTGCCGGTTTCCCTCGCCGCTCCAGCCCACCCCGGCGAGCTCAACAGCGCCAACGGTCACTATGTGCTGGAAACCCTCGAGCGCGCCGCACAGGGCTGCCTCAACCGCACCTTCGATGCCGTAGTCACCGGCCCGGTGCACAAAGGGGTAATCAACGAATCCGGCACACCGTTTAGCGGCCACACCGAGTTCTTTG
Proteins encoded:
- the rpe gene encoding ribulose-phosphate 3-epimerase; amino-acid sequence: MPDYKIAPSILSANFARLGEEVDNVLAAGADWVHFDVMDNHYVPNLTIGPMVCKALRNHGVTAPIDVHLMVEPVDDMIRMFADAGATYITFHPEASKHVDRSLQLIQSLGCKAGLVFNPASSLDAAKYVMDKLDMILLMSVNPGFGGQKFIPATLDKLKEARKLIDDSGLDIRLEIDGGVTKDNIREIAQAGADSFVAGSAIFNADDYAEVIKVMRSELALA
- the murU gene encoding N-acetylmuramate alpha-1-phosphate uridylyltransferase MurU: MTSRHNPAPAAMVLAAGFGKRMRPLTDHTPKPLIPVLGKPLIEYAIERLAQAGVTNLVINLAHLGGKIRDHLGSGERLGVTIQYSAESEPLETAGGITKALPLLGDAPFLVVNGDVWCDFDFSYWVNNPLPQHCPGRLLMVPNPPHNPEGDFGIDDGLLSGTTKPRYTFAGISYLRPEILTSYPNARERYGLGEVFAFNEDKMQAEVYEGDWCDVGTPERLNKLEERLRGDV
- a CDS encoding aminoglycoside phosphotransferase family protein; the encoded protein is MNERVNEAPDERRQQLRQWAARALQSGHDALQVPPVASSLDLKPLSGDAGFRRYFRTDTAPTLIAVDSPPGKTNVSRFVALADYLRRNGIHTPLVIAADIEQGYMLLEDLGDTQLLRELNPDSVSGLYAEVMNELLCLQQISRPEGMFPPYDRALLHMEMRLLPEWLIGKLLQREISEEENQLLERTFAHLLDSASAQPQVLVHRDYHSRNLMIRDGERPGVVDFQDAVWGPVTYDLASLLRDCYIRWPQEQVERWALAYASSAIDSGVIPEVPAETFLRWFDWMGLQRHFKVLGLFPRLYLRDGKHGYLPDLPLVIRYTLEVCDKYPELQPFSDWFRQEILPLIELQDWYRDYRAAGERQALETETPE
- a CDS encoding LPS-assembly protein LptD yields the protein MLEASRWRRLALAIGQLSRPRSLAFGLLAAQPLWLAAADAADTDSPRASAVTGTLSSDNPYLHLDWFSKSQLDPTYRHTLAPVCGGAFVEPPRLYPNADLLPEQAPLRATADSSNWLEDGTAQLRGNVHITQGYRQLFADQVNVNRAESTAYLSGAIEMREPSLLVRGKAAEIHTDSKAAAIEDATYVVHDEFVHGSARFASREASGELILTDGNYTRCEPDDVFWRMRGGEIAIDSVERQGTARNVRLEIADIPVFYFPYLRFPVGDDRMSGLLFPSISNSDENGWDIAVPYYWNIAPQLDATIVPRYVQYRGTGLEIETRHLSQWFSTEARAAGLPNDKGGDDEDARRLINEGFPEDLVLPAKGEDRWYLNLDQVGGNGGLWRTRIDYAKVSDPDYFRDLDNAELNVPQNVSARALTNLNQTAEASLTSEHWRASIRAQEYQQLSKDRFDTYSQLPRVNLDGSYKWGDWQLLMNHEVTSFDHDDTQTIRFIADVDDPNSVTTSTRNFVNATRTRVDYSFGWDKQWLWGFFNPEITGIYLGYELADTFLADPSMDTPEASAGQFTIDSGLFFERSDTLFDYEYVQTLEPRLFLMASSEADQTDFLNVSTSNRDGGNDLLYDTSLFTFSYDQLFRSSRFNGNDRIDDADRAAIGLTTRFVDPRSGRDLFAASAGQIFYSEASRIELAQFIEDVPRSEFAARLESRPTDSLRISSEVIYHDTDHTINRGNFTLRYLDDDYRLFNVGYRYLRKEERFDATDSFLIQGPVRQADVSVAWPINDRLSILARANYDFTFDRELEYLAGLEYDTCCYRTRVLWRRELDNDLADVVPPEELEFDEGIYIELQLKGLAGLGGSVTRILSQGIANFEQREVLKQ
- a CDS encoding peptidylprolyl isomerase; protein product: MTIMQMFTPLRRGLLACAALCALALPATAQVQKLDRVVAVVDDDVVMASELQQRMNTITQQIAAQNVQAPPIDILRRQVLEQLIVERLQLQMGARAGVTIAEEELDQAIARVQQNMGASPQEFQRKLEADGISNNAFRQQIRQELIIRRVEQGSVGRRIQITDQDINNFLRSKEGEFWKSPQYQLGHILIPVSSSAPAEDVTAARAKAESIYEKSTNGEDFRALAISNSAGQNALQGGDLGWRKTVELPTLFADALEGLSVGETTKPFRSDAGFHLLKIHEQRGATEQVVEQTKVRHILVKTSAIRDDDAAYKLLTDLREKISAGELKFEDAAKDNSEDIGTMLQGGDLGWSMPGQFVPEFTQAMNNTPVGEISLPFRSQFGWHILQVEGRRQQDMTDQYIRNQAANLLRNRRYEEELQNWRQEIRDQAYVEIKLPELKEPAADEAGENQ